From Methanobrevibacter oralis:
TTATTCATAAACATTAATTTTATTTTTTAATAATATATTACTTTCTAAGTTTATCATGCAAATAATTGGATAAAAATATATCCAATAGCATATAACTACTTGATAAAAAAAGAAAAAATAAACAAGATGATTTCATGAAAAATGAAGATGTAGAAAGATACTTAATTAATGTCTTAAAAAATACTCCTAAAATTGTTAAAGACAATTTAACCTATAATAACCAGATTTTAAATAAAAGAATCGATTTTTATGAATTAAAAAAATATATAGATACATTTCTTAAAAATGAAAGTGATAACAGATTTTTCATTCTACCTGGACTTCGTGGAGTTGGTAAAACAACAATCCTATATCAATTATATGATTATTTAACAGATAATTGTAAAATAAATAAAAATCAAATTTTATATCTTAATTTAGATAGGTTAAAAGATTTTGGTGACTTGGATATCCTTAAATTTTTGGATATATTTACAAAAAACATAAATGAAGAATCATATTTGGAAAACAAACCATTATTTATATTTGTTGATGAATCACAGTATACACACAATTGGGCACTAGTTGGAAAAATCATTTATGATGAAATGAAAAATGTATTATCCTTTAAAAAATTAATCTTCAATGGCGAAATAAATGAATTAGAAAAAATAGAAAAAAATTTTATATTAAATGTCTTAATGGAGTTAAAAAGAGATCCAAAAAAAGAATGGGAACATTTCATTCAATATGGTGAACTTCCGTTTACTATAAACAAATCTCAAAGTGAAACAATACAATTAACATTAGATATGAAAGATAGAATAGTTGAAAAAGATATGGATATGGTTAAGTCATTTACTGGAAATATTAAAATTGCATCATATAATTTGTTAAATATCATATCATTACAGAAACCAGGAACATTATCTTTAGAAAAATTAGCAAATAACTTAAACATATCAAAAAAAAGTATAAATAATGTAATATCCACATTTGAAGAAGTTCAATTAATATTTCATGTTGAACCTTATGCTTCCCCTATTAAAAGAATTAGAAAAGCATGGGAATACTATTTTTTATCAACACAATTGAAATCATGCATATATCAACAAAGTGGTCAAGCATCATTGAATAAAGAATATTTTAGACTACTTCTAGAAAACTTTGTAGGTGCCTCATTATTTAAATTAAAACAAAAATCTAGAATGAATTTTGGAATATTTTTTGATGGTGAAAAAGAAGGAGTTGACTTCTTAATTAACACAATCGATGGTAGAATAATCCCTATAGATGTTGGAATAGGTAAAAAAAATAAAAAACAAATTTCAAAAGCAATTAAAAGATACAAAGCAGATTATGGTATTATTGTTTCAAATAAAACAACATCAATTCAAAAGGAGGATAATATTATTTTTATTCCACCAATTACTTTTTCTCTTTTATAATACTCAAATATTTACTTAATTACTTATATAATAATGCCCAAATATTTGGTTAATTAATAAATAATAAACTAATTCAAAACAATGAAAAAATAAATAATAGATACGAATTTTATGAAATTAAAAAATATGTTGATAATTTTATATTGGAAAACAAAATAAACAGATTTATTGTTCTACCCGGACTAAGAGGTGTTGGAAAAACAACAATCCTATATCAATTATATGATTATTTAATAAAAGAACATAATATTCTCCCAAATCAAATTTTATATTTGTCTTGTGAAGATTTAAATAGCTTAACTGATTGTAACATACTTCAAACCATAAATATTTATTTAAAAGATCATCATGATGCAACATTAAGAACTCTTAATAAAAAAAAATATTCCTTTTAATAGATGAGTCTCAATATGATAAAAACTGGTCATTAACCGGCAAAATAATTTATGATAAAAATGAAAATATTTTCATGATTTTCACTGGTTCATCTGCACTTAATTTAGAATATAATGCAGATGCATCAAGAAGAATGCTTAAAAAAATTATTACTCCTCTTAATTATAACCAACATTTAAAATTAAAATATAATATTGATCTTAATCATATTTCTGAAGCTTTAGAAAAAATAATATTTACTGGAGAGATTAAAGAAGCAATTAACTATGAAAAGGAAGCTAAATCAACTATTATTAATAATATTAACTACTCTTCTTATGATTGGAATGAATATTTTAAATATGGAGGGTTTCCATTTTTATTTAATGATAGTAATCCATTAGATATTACTTCAAAGCTAATAGATATTTGTGAAAAGATTGTTAATACAGATATGATTAATATCAAAAACTTTACTGCTGAAAATCAAGCAAATGCAAAAAGAATTTTAAGATTTATTGCACTTCAAGAACCTGGTGAAGCATCACAAGCAAAACTATCTAATTACTTAAAAACATCAACTGGAAATGTAAAAAATATATTAGATATTTTAGAAAAAACACAACTATTAGTTCATTGCGAACCATATGGTGGGGAAGCTAAAAGAATTAAAAAATCTTGGAAATATTATTTTGCAACACCTAGTTTACATAATGTCTTATCAAGTAAATATGGAAATAATTTAAAAAATTCTAATGAATATGAAGGAATATTACTTGAAAATTTAGTTGCTTCAACATTATTTAACATTAGAAATAGAAAAAATAACCATTTTCATATCTATTATGATGTGAATAAGAAAAATAATGTTGATTTTATTATAAAAAAAGACTTTGAAAATCCCATTCCCATAGAAGTTGGTCATGGAAATAAAAATAAAAAACAAATTATTAATGCAATTAAAAGATATAAAGCAAATTATGGTATTATTGTCTCAAATAAAACAACATCAATTCAAAAAGAGGATAATATTATTTTTATTCCTAAAAAGACTTTTTCTTTATTGTAATATGTGTTATACTAATGCTATTTTTAAAAGTTTTATTATAATAACTAATATTGAAAGATAAGTATCATTAAAATAGCTAATTTTTTGAAACTTGTTATAATTTTTAGATGTAAATTTAATTAAATCGTCTTTAAAAGTTTTCCATAATTTTCTTTTT
This genomic window contains:
- a CDS encoding ATP-binding protein; this encodes MKNEDVERYLINVLKNTPKIVKDNLTYNNQILNKRIDFYELKKYIDTFLKNESDNRFFILPGLRGVGKTTILYQLYDYLTDNCKINKNQILYLNLDRLKDFGDLDILKFLDIFTKNINEESYLENKPLFIFVDESQYTHNWALVGKIIYDEMKNVLSFKKLIFNGEINELEKIEKNFILNVLMELKRDPKKEWEHFIQYGELPFTINKSQSETIQLTLDMKDRIVEKDMDMVKSFTGNIKIASYNLLNIISLQKPGTLSLEKLANNLNISKKSINNVISTFEEVQLIFHVEPYASPIKRIRKAWEYYFLSTQLKSCIYQQSGQASLNKEYFRLLLENFVGASLFKLKQKSRMNFGIFFDGEKEGVDFLINTIDGRIIPIDVGIGKKNKKQISKAIKRYKADYGIIVSNKTTSIQKEDNIIFIPPITFSLL
- a CDS encoding AAA family ATPase, with amino-acid sequence MENKINRFIVLPGLRGVGKTTILYQLYDYLIKEHNILPNQILYLSCEDLNSLTDCNILQTINIYLKDHHDATLRTLNKKKYSF
- a CDS encoding ATP-binding protein, with the protein product MIYDKNENIFMIFTGSSALNLEYNADASRRMLKKIITPLNYNQHLKLKYNIDLNHISEALEKIIFTGEIKEAINYEKEAKSTIINNINYSSYDWNEYFKYGGFPFLFNDSNPLDITSKLIDICEKIVNTDMINIKNFTAENQANAKRILRFIALQEPGEASQAKLSNYLKTSTGNVKNILDILEKTQLLVHCEPYGGEAKRIKKSWKYYFATPSLHNVLSSKYGNNLKNSNEYEGILLENLVASTLFNIRNRKNNHFHIYYDVNKKNNVDFIIKKDFENPIPIEVGHGNKNKKQIINAIKRYKANYGIIVSNKTTSIQKEDNIIFIPKKTFSLL